A genomic window from Algoriphagus sp. Y33 includes:
- a CDS encoding efflux RND transporter periplasmic adaptor subunit, translated as MKKYIINSLFTLLVLGIATSCGSKVDSIEIQGDHEENESRVELSQAQFDVTGIELGKLEFREIGSELMVNGVIDVPPQNNISITMPYGGFVKNTTLLPGDEVKKGQLLVTIENPEFIQFQQDYLESLANSSYLKSEYERQEKLYSEQVASGKTFEESKSNFLANEARIRTSKAKLTMIGFDPEKVESGEIKSVVNIYSPVAGAVLDVYTNIGKYVNPQDVIMDLTNSDDLHVELSVYENDIPKIKKDQRIKFNLANTNDEWREAHVFLVGKGVRKDRSVTVHGHFDSKNTDLLPGMYVTAKIETASEEVLVAPDDAVVRFGEKHFIFSYLGQRDENGEPAYDYEMIEVEMGNKEDGFTQVTLLDSSLVYQDIKLVTKGAFTLLSKAKNSEEEGGHH; from the coding sequence ATGAAAAAATATATCATAAATAGTCTCTTCACATTACTTGTTCTTGGAATTGCCACGTCCTGTGGGTCTAAGGTTGACAGCATTGAAATTCAGGGGGATCATGAGGAAAATGAATCTAGGGTCGAACTGAGTCAGGCACAATTTGATGTCACCGGGATTGAGCTAGGCAAGCTGGAATTTAGGGAAATTGGCAGCGAACTGATGGTCAACGGGGTGATAGACGTTCCGCCTCAAAATAATATTTCCATCACAATGCCTTATGGGGGATTTGTGAAGAATACTACACTCCTTCCTGGGGATGAAGTGAAAAAAGGCCAACTACTCGTGACAATAGAAAATCCTGAATTCATTCAGTTTCAACAGGATTATTTGGAAAGCCTGGCAAACAGTTCTTATCTGAAGTCTGAATATGAACGCCAGGAGAAATTGTACAGTGAGCAAGTGGCATCCGGAAAGACATTTGAAGAATCCAAAAGTAATTTTCTGGCCAATGAAGCTAGAATCAGAACCTCCAAAGCCAAGTTGACCATGATTGGCTTTGATCCGGAGAAAGTGGAGTCCGGGGAAATCAAATCTGTCGTGAATATTTACTCTCCTGTGGCTGGAGCTGTGCTGGATGTATATACCAATATTGGCAAATATGTAAACCCACAGGATGTAATCATGGATTTAACGAATTCAGATGATCTCCATGTGGAGCTTTCTGTCTATGAAAATGACATCCCCAAAATCAAGAAAGATCAGCGCATCAAATTCAATCTCGCCAATACGAATGATGAATGGAGAGAAGCCCATGTGTTTTTGGTTGGTAAGGGAGTTCGAAAAGATAGGTCGGTGACTGTTCATGGGCATTTTGACAGTAAAAACACCGATTTGCTCCCAGGGATGTATGTGACAGCAAAAATAGAAACTGCAAGCGAAGAAGTCTTGGTAGCACCAGATGATGCGGTGGTAAGATTTGGGGAGAAGCATTTCATTTTTTCTTACTTGGGGCAACGGGACGAGAATGGAGAGCCCGCATATGACTATGAAATGATAGAAGTAGAAATGGGTAATAAGGAGGACGGATTTACGCAGGTGACCCTTTTGGATTCCAGTCTTGTCTATCAGGATATTAAACTGGTGACAAAGGGAGCATTTACCTTACTTTCAAAGGCAAAGAATAGTGAAGAAGAAGGCGGGCACCATTAA
- a CDS encoding cation transporter, whose amino-acid sequence MEKSLFEIKQMDCPSEENLIRIKLDGITSVKNLEFDIPNRRLIVFHMGEIEQIEKSIYELNLGSRKLSTELTNQTDFLEDSNQKRLLWYVLAINFVFFLIEMATGIFSKSMGLVADSLDMLADSLVYGISIFAVGGTIRKKKRISKLAGYFQIVLALIGFSEVLSRFFGMEEVPNFSTMLIVSIFALLANALCLYLLQRSKSKEDAHMKASMIFTSNDVIINLGVIVAALLVNWLNSSLPDLIIGGVVFVLVVQGAFRILKLSK is encoded by the coding sequence ATGGAGAAGTCACTATTTGAAATAAAACAGATGGATTGTCCTTCCGAGGAAAATCTGATTCGGATAAAGTTGGATGGAATTACTTCTGTTAAAAACCTGGAGTTTGATATACCCAACAGAAGATTGATTGTCTTTCATATGGGGGAAATAGAACAGATTGAAAAGTCAATTTATGAATTGAATTTGGGAAGTAGGAAACTATCCACAGAACTTACTAACCAGACTGATTTCCTTGAGGATTCCAACCAGAAAAGGCTCCTCTGGTATGTACTTGCAATCAACTTCGTTTTTTTTCTTATCGAAATGGCTACAGGAATATTTTCCAAATCCATGGGGTTGGTTGCGGACAGTTTAGATATGCTTGCAGATAGCTTAGTGTATGGCATTAGTATATTTGCGGTGGGAGGGACTATTCGGAAGAAAAAACGAATTTCAAAACTTGCGGGGTATTTTCAAATTGTACTTGCTCTAATAGGTTTTTCAGAAGTGTTAAGTAGGTTTTTCGGGATGGAAGAAGTCCCCAACTTTTCAACGATGCTTATAGTTTCAATTTTTGCACTACTCGCTAATGCTCTTTGTCTTTACCTTTTACAAAGGTCAAAAAGTAAAGAAGATGCTCACATGAAGGCAAGTATGATTTTCACCTCCAATGATGTAATCATAAACTTAGGCGTTATAGTAGCTGCTCTTTTGGTCAACTGGTTGAATTCCAGTCTTCCAGATTTGATCATTGGAGGAGTAGTTTTTGTTTTGGTGGTCCAGGGTGCATTCAGAATTTTGAAATTGAGCAAATAG
- a CDS encoding heavy metal translocating P-type ATPase codes for MEQEKVEHSGIFGKNSELIFSICCGALLGIGFGLSFLEDVPQWVSLAMYIGAYFFGGFYTAKEAIETILKGGFEIDFLMLVAAIGAAILGEWAEGALLLFLFSLGHSLEHYAMGKAHKSIESLAALAPKTALKKTEGSSVEVGIEELEVDDIIIVKPNSRIAADGVIVKGSSAVDQSPITGESIPVDKEAIKEQDEQHISLDNVPQENRAYSGTINGNGTLEIKVLKIAEDSTVSRLITLVNEAKAQKSPTQLLTDKFEKYFVPSVLVLVVLLCFAFLVLDEPFSDSFYRAMAVLVAASPCALAIATPSAVLSGVARAAKKGVLIKGGRPLEDLGVLTAIAFDKTGTLTEGKPKITVVIAWNSISEDELLGTAVAVEGLSDHPLAKAVVRDGKERMEGKKIPEADSLEAVLGKGIKANVGADKIYIGNLDLYEALDDNKPSQEIIEKIESLESNGNTTILVRKNDTYIGIIGLMDTPRAAAKSTLAALKEIGIKKMIMLSGDNQKVADAIAQEVGLTGAKGSLLPEEKVEAIKQLKQSESKIAMVGDGVNDAPAMAASTVGIAMGAAGSDVALETADIALMADKLEILPFAIGLSRKAKGIIKQNLWISLGVVGLLIPATIFGFASIGVAVLIHEGSTIVVVVNALRLLGYERN; via the coding sequence ATGGAACAGGAAAAAGTGGAACACTCTGGGATATTCGGAAAGAATAGTGAATTGATTTTCTCCATTTGCTGTGGAGCTCTTTTGGGAATTGGGTTTGGCCTGAGTTTTTTAGAAGATGTGCCTCAATGGGTAAGTCTTGCCATGTATATAGGAGCCTATTTTTTTGGGGGCTTCTATACCGCGAAAGAGGCGATAGAAACCATATTAAAGGGAGGTTTTGAAATTGATTTTCTCATGTTGGTCGCAGCCATAGGTGCTGCGATCCTGGGAGAATGGGCAGAAGGTGCATTGTTGCTGTTTCTATTTAGTCTTGGGCATTCATTGGAACATTACGCTATGGGAAAAGCGCATAAGTCCATTGAATCACTTGCAGCTCTTGCACCAAAAACCGCCTTAAAGAAAACTGAAGGCAGTTCGGTGGAAGTGGGAATTGAAGAGTTGGAGGTCGATGATATCATCATTGTTAAGCCTAATTCCAGAATTGCGGCAGATGGGGTTATTGTAAAGGGAAGTAGTGCTGTGGACCAATCTCCTATTACTGGTGAAAGTATACCTGTGGACAAGGAAGCTATAAAAGAACAGGATGAACAGCATATTTCCCTAGATAATGTGCCTCAGGAAAACAGGGCATATTCAGGAACGATCAACGGAAACGGCACCTTGGAAATTAAGGTGTTGAAAATTGCAGAAGACTCTACTGTTTCCAGGTTAATTACCTTAGTCAATGAAGCCAAAGCGCAGAAATCACCCACTCAGCTGCTGACCGATAAATTTGAGAAGTATTTTGTCCCATCGGTTCTGGTATTGGTAGTACTACTGTGCTTTGCCTTTTTGGTGTTGGATGAGCCTTTTAGTGATAGTTTTTATCGCGCAATGGCAGTTTTGGTGGCAGCAAGTCCGTGTGCGCTAGCAATTGCAACACCTAGTGCGGTATTGAGTGGCGTTGCCCGGGCAGCAAAAAAAGGAGTTTTGATTAAGGGAGGAAGACCACTGGAAGATTTGGGAGTTCTAACCGCAATTGCATTTGATAAAACGGGAACTTTGACAGAGGGAAAACCAAAAATCACAGTGGTAATCGCATGGAATAGTATTTCAGAAGACGAGTTGCTGGGAACCGCAGTTGCGGTGGAAGGGCTAAGTGATCACCCCTTGGCGAAAGCCGTGGTGAGAGACGGTAAAGAAAGGATGGAAGGAAAGAAAATCCCAGAGGCGGATTCATTGGAAGCCGTTCTTGGCAAGGGCATAAAGGCAAATGTGGGAGCAGATAAAATTTATATTGGCAATCTGGATTTGTACGAAGCGCTGGATGATAACAAACCCTCACAAGAAATTATCGAGAAAATAGAATCTTTGGAATCCAATGGGAACACAACCATACTGGTGAGGAAAAACGATACTTATATTGGTATCATCGGGTTAATGGATACTCCAAGAGCTGCGGCAAAGTCCACCCTTGCGGCGCTCAAGGAAATTGGGATTAAAAAGATGATTATGCTCAGCGGGGACAATCAGAAAGTAGCAGATGCAATAGCCCAAGAGGTTGGACTGACGGGGGCAAAAGGAAGTCTGTTGCCTGAAGAAAAGGTTGAGGCTATCAAGCAATTAAAGCAGTCAGAATCCAAGATAGCTATGGTAGGTGATGGGGTGAATGATGCTCCGGCTATGGCAGCTAGTACTGTTGGTATTGCAATGGGGGCAGCAGGGTCTGATGTAGCTCTGGAGACTGCCGATATAGCTTTAATGGCTGATAAGTTGGAAATATTACCTTTTGCAATTGGACTGAGTAGAAAGGCTAAAGGGATTATCAAACAAAATCTGTGGATCAGTTTAGGTGTAGTGGGACTTTTAATACCTGCTACAATTTTTGGATTCGCATCTATTGGAGTTGCTGTATTGATTCATGAAGGTTCTACCATTGTAGTTGTAGTAAATGCATTGAGACTGCTTGGCTACGAAAGGAATTGA
- a CDS encoding PepSY domain-containing protein, with protein MRKNNQYYARRIHRFLGVFIGIQFIFWTISGLYFSWTDIDEIHGDHFRNDHMMHENASELIDINQLDSTLKISTLELRFVNHEPYYWVNESKLFDAKSGKLHSEISEAEAREIAQIYIKENLQIREVNYLTDAGAHHEYRGTSLPAWAIHFDTSENLVAYVDAKSGQFTKVRHRAWRWFDFLWMFHTMDYAGRDNFNNLLLRIFSLAGLAAVGSGFTLFIMTLKKKRQSKK; from the coding sequence ATGAGAAAAAACAATCAATATTATGCACGGAGAATCCATAGATTTCTAGGTGTATTTATAGGAATCCAATTTATCTTTTGGACTATTTCCGGGCTATACTTCAGTTGGACAGATATCGATGAAATACATGGAGATCATTTTCGTAATGATCATATGATGCATGAAAATGCTAGCGAACTAATCGACATCAATCAGCTCGATTCCACCCTAAAGATCTCAACCCTAGAACTTAGATTTGTAAATCATGAACCCTACTATTGGGTGAATGAAAGCAAGCTATTTGATGCCAAATCAGGAAAGCTTCATTCAGAGATTTCTGAGGCTGAAGCACGAGAAATCGCTCAAATTTATATCAAAGAAAATCTCCAAATCAGGGAAGTTAATTACCTGACTGATGCTGGGGCTCATCACGAATACCGAGGTACATCGCTTCCTGCATGGGCAATACATTTCGATACCTCTGAAAATCTGGTAGCATATGTAGATGCTAAGAGTGGCCAGTTTACCAAAGTCAGGCACCGAGCTTGGCGTTGGTTTGACTTTCTTTGGATGTTCCACACTATGGACTATGCGGGGAGAGACAACTTCAACAACCTCCTCTTAAGGATATTTTCTCTTGCTGGGTTAGCGGCTGTAGGGTCAGGTTTCACTTTATTCATCATGACTCTTAAGAAAAAAAGGCAATCTAAAAAATAG
- a CDS encoding efflux RND transporter periplasmic adaptor subunit, translated as MKNIFNNKFVLIAVTLLIGLTIGWLLKPAPSPKLEADEHEHVESIAGIPITYTCSMHPQIRQNEPGDCPICGMDLIPLENDNADADPMAVTMSPTAMQLAGVQSILVGNADAGKSIRLNGKIQADERQNYTQSAHIPGRIEELSVNFTGEYVKKGQVLGQIYSPELATAQEELFQAQKIKDSQPALFNAAKEKLKNWKLTDSQIAQILATGKVTEQLPILANVSGYVTDKMVNLGDYVSKGEPIYQIADLSKVWVLFDVYESELQWVKKGDQIEFTVQSLPGETFTGKLSYIDPMINPQTRVAKARLEVSNSNLKFKPEMFVSGKVESNGKSIDNSIIVPKTAVMWTGTRSVVYVKNVSDQAVSFKLREVTLGASLGSEYVITSGLESGEEIAVNGTFSIDAAAQLAGKPSMMSPDGGAAMTGHNHGGMPGMKMETTNHSSPRAVVLTPQAKDELKLIFDSYFELKNALTKDDLSIAKASAATMLASVEKVNMSEFKGDAHVEWMKYEKNIKVDLVRIKSAKSLEEIRNSFLSISDEMVDLAENFTPLASKIYVQHCPMADSNKGADWLSLEEKVMNPYFGKAMLSCGEVTKTIQ; from the coding sequence ATGAAAAATATATTCAATAACAAATTTGTCCTGATTGCTGTCACTTTGCTGATCGGACTGACCATAGGTTGGCTACTTAAGCCTGCTCCTTCTCCAAAACTAGAAGCCGATGAACATGAGCATGTCGAGTCGATCGCTGGAATCCCTATTACCTACACTTGCTCCATGCACCCTCAAATCCGACAGAATGAGCCAGGTGATTGTCCAATCTGCGGAATGGACCTAATCCCATTGGAGAATGATAATGCTGATGCTGATCCTATGGCTGTAACCATGTCTCCTACTGCAATGCAACTTGCAGGGGTACAATCAATCCTAGTTGGTAATGCTGATGCTGGAAAGTCAATTCGTCTGAACGGAAAAATTCAAGCTGATGAACGTCAGAATTATACACAATCAGCGCATATACCGGGAAGGATTGAAGAATTGTCCGTAAACTTCACGGGTGAATATGTAAAAAAAGGCCAGGTATTAGGCCAAATTTATTCACCGGAATTGGCTACCGCCCAAGAAGAACTTTTTCAGGCACAGAAGATCAAGGATTCCCAACCTGCGCTTTTCAATGCAGCCAAAGAAAAACTTAAAAATTGGAAACTGACTGATTCCCAGATAGCACAAATTCTTGCTACAGGAAAAGTAACCGAGCAACTACCAATTTTAGCGAATGTATCAGGATATGTCACTGATAAAATGGTGAATCTGGGCGACTATGTGAGCAAAGGGGAACCTATATATCAAATTGCTGATCTCAGCAAAGTCTGGGTATTATTTGACGTCTATGAATCAGAATTGCAATGGGTGAAAAAAGGTGATCAAATCGAATTTACTGTTCAGTCCCTTCCTGGTGAGACTTTCACCGGAAAACTCAGCTACATCGACCCGATGATCAACCCTCAGACAAGAGTAGCAAAAGCAAGGCTGGAAGTGAGTAATTCTAACCTGAAATTCAAGCCTGAAATGTTTGTATCCGGGAAAGTGGAAAGTAACGGTAAGTCTATAGATAACAGCATCATAGTTCCAAAAACGGCTGTGATGTGGACAGGAACGAGATCTGTGGTTTATGTGAAGAATGTTTCAGATCAAGCAGTAAGTTTTAAGCTTCGGGAAGTAACTCTTGGCGCATCTTTGGGCTCAGAATATGTCATTACTTCAGGTTTAGAATCAGGAGAAGAAATCGCAGTAAATGGCACATTCAGCATTGATGCTGCCGCTCAACTTGCGGGGAAACCGAGTATGATGTCTCCTGATGGAGGAGCTGCAATGACTGGACACAATCATGGTGGAATGCCTGGAATGAAAATGGAAACTACTAATCACTCATCGCCAAGAGCGGTAGTGTTAACGCCCCAAGCTAAAGATGAGCTGAAGCTGATTTTTGACAGCTATTTCGAATTAAAAAATGCTTTGACCAAAGATGATCTGTCCATTGCCAAAGCTAGCGCTGCTACAATGCTTGCTTCAGTGGAAAAAGTAAATATGTCCGAGTTCAAAGGAGATGCCCATGTGGAATGGATGAAATACGAAAAAAACATTAAAGTCGATTTGGTTAGAATTAAGAGTGCCAAATCTCTGGAAGAGATCCGAAATTCATTTCTTTCTATCTCAGACGAAATGGTTGATTTGGCCGAAAATTTCACGCCTTTGGCTTCCAAAATTTATGTGCAGCATTGTCCAATGGCAGATTCCAACAAAGGTGCTGATTGGCTGAGTCTGGAGGAAAAAGTTATGAACCCATACTTTGGAAAAGCTATGCTCTCCTGTGGAGAAGTCACCAAAACAATTCAATAA
- a CDS encoding DUF2911 domain-containing protein: protein MKIKLILLALFATAACNPKNKENHEMDHMEHQMESESHEIHEAKPAEVPKSPRTSAMAMTGGNHIYIDYSAPSVRGRQIFGGLVAYNEVWVTGAHKATNIKFDKDVIINGETIKAGQYGFFTIPGKEEWTILLNQDWDMHLADDYNASNDLIRINVKPEKLNETVEALTFEVKEKDAKTTTVAISWDKTKVSFEAVNAE from the coding sequence ATGAAAATCAAACTAATATTACTAGCCTTATTTGCGACTGCAGCCTGCAATCCAAAAAATAAAGAAAACCATGAAATGGATCACATGGAACATCAAATGGAATCAGAATCTCATGAAATTCATGAGGCGAAGCCCGCGGAAGTACCCAAAAGCCCCCGAACTTCAGCTATGGCCATGACAGGTGGTAATCATATTTATATTGATTACAGTGCTCCAAGTGTAAGAGGGAGACAGATTTTTGGCGGGCTTGTGGCTTATAATGAAGTCTGGGTGACAGGTGCCCACAAAGCTACCAATATCAAATTTGACAAAGATGTGATCATAAACGGCGAAACGATAAAGGCTGGCCAATATGGGTTTTTTACCATCCCAGGAAAAGAGGAATGGACAATATTACTGAATCAGGATTGGGACATGCATTTGGCAGATGACTATAATGCTTCCAATGATCTGATCAGGATCAATGTAAAACCGGAAAAATTAAATGAAACTGTGGAAGCGCTGACTTTCGAAGTCAAAGAAAAAGATGCCAAAACAACTACAGTCGCAATTTCATGGGACAAGACTAAGGTCTCGTTTGAAGCAGTGAACGCTGAATAA